The following coding sequences lie in one Pseudobacteroides sp. genomic window:
- a CDS encoding copper amine oxidase N-terminal domain-containing protein → MKKCRKFLCYMLISSLFFCTNFSPQTSQAAAKNDISVYLNGSKLKFDVQPYIKKGRTMVPFRKIFESFGVDISWNAASKTILANNSHTDIFLQINKTEALVNGFKTELDVAAEIIEGRTFVPLRFVSENTGAEVNWDGSSKTVYISYVFEKHKLGETSHYKDLEFSINNVDIVSDGKIITIVGKTNLPEKFLLIEAFDESGRYETGLISITGQQEDKYRFESNLYLTKPFKPKTIVVKTTSDANKQIKISEYNLN, encoded by the coding sequence ATGAAAAAATGCAGAAAGTTTCTTTGCTATATGCTTATTTCAAGCTTGTTTTTTTGTACCAATTTTTCACCACAGACCTCACAGGCAGCAGCGAAAAATGATATAAGCGTTTACTTAAACGGTTCTAAATTAAAATTTGATGTACAACCCTACATAAAAAAAGGCAGAACAATGGTGCCGTTCAGAAAGATTTTTGAATCATTTGGTGTAGATATTAGCTGGAATGCAGCAAGTAAAACAATACTGGCAAACAACAGCCACACAGATATATTTTTACAGATAAATAAGACAGAGGCACTGGTAAACGGATTCAAAACCGAGCTTGATGTAGCGGCAGAAATAATAGAAGGAAGAACCTTTGTGCCCCTAAGGTTTGTGAGTGAAAATACAGGTGCAGAGGTAAACTGGGACGGAAGCAGCAAAACAGTATATATTTCTTATGTGTTTGAAAAGCATAAACTGGGTGAGACTTCACATTACAAGGATTTGGAATTCTCCATCAACAATGTAGATATAGTTAGTGACGGAAAGATAATTACTATAGTTGGAAAAACCAATTTGCCTGAAAAATTCTTGCTGATTGAGGCATTTGATGAATCGGGAAGGTACGAAACAGGTTTGATTAGCATTACAGGGCAGCAGGAAGACAAGTATAGGTTTGAGAGCAATTTGTACCTTACTAAACCATTTAAACCAAAGACAATCGTTGTAAAAACTACCAGTGATGCTAATAAGCAAATAAAAATATCCGAGTATAATCTGAATTAA